A stretch of Desulfotalea psychrophila LSv54 DNA encodes these proteins:
- the crcB gene encoding fluoride efflux transporter CrcB: MDPVMGIIAVALGGAVGSLARYAIALGTQKIAHAFPFGTFIANLAGCLFIGLLWSFFEKIHISHTFRLFLFTGLLGGLTTFSTFSRETYGFFETGEYWQGFGYLFLSISLGLAMVAVGFFISHKFLLR; the protein is encoded by the coding sequence ATGGATCCTGTAATGGGTATTATTGCAGTTGCCCTCGGAGGGGCAGTAGGTTCCCTGGCAAGATACGCCATCGCCCTTGGAACGCAAAAAATAGCCCATGCCTTCCCCTTTGGCACATTTATAGCTAATTTGGCAGGTTGTCTTTTCATTGGCCTACTCTGGAGTTTCTTTGAAAAGATTCATATCTCCCATACCTTTCGCCTCTTTTTATTTACAGGTCTTTTAGGAGGTCTTACCACCTTCTCCACCTTCTCTCGGGAAACATACGGATTTTTCGAAACAGGTGAATACTGGCAGGGATTTGGTTATCTCTTCCTCAGCATCTCCCTAGGACTTGCCATGGTGGCAGTCGGCTTTTTCATTTCCCATAAGTTTTTACTACGTTAA
- a CDS encoding DHH family phosphoesterase, whose amino-acid sequence MEIFEKNDEVLVVINADPDAIACAMAIKKLLRYRAKSVTIAHPNEIRRVNNVTMVERLKVPLERFKNINLEDYDKKVMVDSQPNHLPVFENIFIDAIIDHHPTPAGGWPNVPFVDIRPDYGACSTMLVEYLRAGNMKPSSALATALFYGIKDDTQNFENKSLLADSICFRYLFDFANRNLVRKFELADLRRSQLKDFNVALDNLKDSKGRYYSHAGRVRSPDALVILADYLNHVGDIDWVFVSGIHGDKLVDIFRCDGYRKSAGKLATKTFGEIGSAGGHKDAARAEVPLKKLKMGDKEFSSDALKRLIMRHI is encoded by the coding sequence TTGGAAATTTTTGAGAAAAATGACGAGGTTCTTGTTGTTATTAACGCTGATCCCGATGCCATTGCCTGTGCAATGGCGATAAAAAAACTTCTTCGTTACCGCGCAAAAAGCGTTACTATTGCCCATCCTAATGAGATTAGACGGGTTAATAATGTAACCATGGTGGAACGACTTAAGGTGCCCCTGGAAAGATTTAAAAATATTAACCTTGAAGACTACGATAAGAAGGTGATGGTTGATTCTCAACCCAACCACCTGCCCGTCTTTGAGAATATTTTCATAGATGCCATTATTGATCACCATCCGACTCCAGCAGGTGGTTGGCCTAATGTCCCCTTTGTTGATATACGTCCGGACTACGGTGCCTGTTCAACAATGCTGGTGGAATATCTGCGGGCAGGCAATATGAAGCCTTCTTCGGCCCTGGCAACTGCTCTTTTTTATGGGATTAAGGATGATACCCAGAATTTTGAAAATAAGAGTCTCTTGGCCGATAGTATCTGTTTTCGTTATCTCTTTGATTTTGCCAACCGCAACCTGGTACGTAAGTTTGAACTTGCCGATCTGCGCCGTTCACAGTTGAAGGACTTTAATGTCGCCCTTGATAATTTGAAAGATTCCAAGGGAAGATACTATAGCCACGCCGGTCGGGTTCGCAGTCCCGATGCTTTGGTTATCCTTGCCGATTATCTTAATCATGTGGGTGATATTGATTGGGTCTTTGTCTCCGGTATCCACGGAGATAAACTGGTGGATATCTTTCGCTGTGACGGTTATCGTAAAAGTGCCGGAAAACTTGCCACTAAGACCTTTGGCGAGATTGGTTCCGCCGGTGGCCATAAGGACGCGGCCCGGGCCGAGGTGCCCCTGAAAAAGCTGAAAATGGGCGATAAGGAGTTCAGCTCGGACGCCCTGAAGCGTCTTATTATGCGTCATATCTGA